A single Osmerus mordax isolate fOsmMor3 chromosome 9, fOsmMor3.pri, whole genome shotgun sequence DNA region contains:
- the foxa2 gene encoding forkhead box protein A2 produces MMLGAVKMEGHEHTDWSTYYGEPECYTSVGNMNTGLGMNSMNTYMSMSGMSSTANMTANTMNMSYVNTGMSPSMTGMSPGAGAMNGMGAGMTAMSAALSPSMSPMTAQPPSMNALTSYTNMNAMSPMYGQSSINRSRDPKTYRRSYTHAKPPYSYISLITMAIQQSPSKMLTLAEIYQWIMDLFPFYRQNQQRWQNSIRHSLSFNDCFLKVPRSPDKPGKGSFWTLHPDSGNMFENGCYLRRQKRFKCDKKMCKESGRKSSEGGSNSSSESCNGNESPHSNSSSNDHKRSLSDMKSSQAMSPEHAASPVSQAQHLMSQHHSVLAHDAHLKPEHHYSFNHPFSINNLMSSEQQHHKMDLKTYEQVMHYSGYGSPMAGALSMGSMAGKAGLDSSSIPTDTSYYQGVYSRPIMNSS; encoded by the exons ATGATGCTAGGAGCAGTTAAAATGGAAGGACACGAGCATACAGACTGGAGCACCTACTACGGAGAGCCTGAG TGTTACACCTCGGTAGGCAACATGAATACTGGCCTGGGAATGAACTCCATGAACACCTACATGAGTATGTCGGGAATGAGCTCAACTGCCAACATGACGGCCAACACCATGAACATGTCTTACGTCAACACTGGCATGAGCCCCTCCATGACTGGCATGTCACCCGGAGCCGGAGCCATGAATGGAATGGGCGCGGGTATGACCGCCATGAGTGCCGCTCTCAGTCCTAGCATGAGCCCTATGACAGCGCAACCCCCCTCAATGAACGCCCTAActtcatacacaaacatgaacgCCATGAGCCCAATGTATGGACAGTCCAGTATCAACAGATCAAGGGACCCCAAAACATACCGCAGGagctacacacatgcaaagccCCCCTATTCTTATATTTCTCTCATCACTATGGCTATCCAACAGTCCCCCAGCAAGATGCTAACGCTGGCAGAAATATATCAGTGGATAATGGACCTTTTCCCGTTTTACCGGCAGAACCAGCAACGCTGGCAGAACTCTATTCGCCATTCTCTGTCATTCAAtgattgtttcctcaaagtgccTAGATCTCCGGATAAGCCCGGCAAGGGTTCGTTTTGGACCCTTCATCCTGATTCGGGAAACATGTTCGAGAACGGATGCTATCTGAGAAGGCAAAAGCGGTTTAAGTGTGACAAGAAGATGTGCAAGGAGTCCGGCCGTAAAAGTTCGGAAGGTGGATCCAACAGCAGCTCGGAGAGTTGCAACGGGAACGAGTCTCCCCATTCCAACTCGTCCTCCAACGACCACAAACGGTCACTGTCAGATATGAAGTCCAGCCAGGCTATGAGCCCTGAACACGCGGCCTCGCCAGTGTCCCAGGCGCAACATCTCATGTCCCAGCATCACTCGGTTCTGGCGCACGATGCACACCTGAAGCCCGAGCACCACTACTCCTTTAATCACCCGTTCTCCATCAACAACCTCATGTCGTCGGAGCAACAGCATCACAAAATGGACCTAAAGACGTACGAGCAGGTGATGCATTACTCCGGTTACGGCTCCCCCATGGCTGGGGCTCTGTCCATGGGTTCCATGGCGGGGAAAGCGGGTCTAGATTCCTCATCAATACCTACTGACACATCGTACTATCAAGGCGTATATTCAAGGCCAATCATGAACTCCTCATAA